gccAAGGCTGTGGATATACCCCACATTGGCATCAAGGTGCTAAGGAAGCTCAACAAGAATAAGAAACTGGTCAAGAAGCATGATGCCTTTTTGGCTTCAGAGTCTCTGATCAAGAAGATCCCACAAATCCTGGACCCATGCCTGAATAAGGCTGGCAAGTTCCCTTCTGTGATGACCCACAATGAGAACACGGTGGCCAAAGTTGATGAAGTGAAGTCCACGATCAAGTTCCATATGAAGAAGGTGCTGTGTCTGGCAGTGGCTGTTGGCCACATGCAGATGATGAGCTGTGTACAACATCTACTTAGCTGTCAACTTCCTAGTGTCATTGCTTAAGAAAATTGGCAGGGgatttcctggtggcacagtggttaataatacACCTGCccatgaaggggacatgggtttgatccctggtctgggaagatcccacatgccgcagagcaactaagcccatgcgccacagctactgagccagcgctctagagcctgcgagccacagctactgagcctgcgtgccacaactactgaggcccatgagcctagagcccgtactccgcaacaagagaagccaccacaaggagaagcccacgtactgcaacgaagggtagcccccgctcgacacaactagagaaaacccgcgtgcagcaaccaagacccaatgcagccaaaaataaataaataaatttattttaaaaaaaaagaaattggcagAACACTTTGTACATTAAAAGCACCATGGGCAAACCTCAGAGCCTGTACTAAGGCACAGCTTCATAAACCACACtcccaccattaaaaaaaaaaacaactagtgTTCTAGGGTGGAAATTGAGAGACATGAGTTGGACATTAAATTCAGGCTATCAAGTTGGCACTTGGATATATGAGTCTGGAGGTCAAGGCTGGAGATAGAAATTTGGAAATCACCAGGACATAGTTGCTGTTTAAAGCTATGGGGCTAGATATGATTAAGGAGACAGGGAAGATGGAAAATTAAAAGGGGCCTGGAACAAAGCCCTGGGACATTCCAGCACTTAAGAGGTTGGGAAGAGGAGGATGAAACAGCAAAGAAGACTGAGAACAATAACTAGAGATAAGAGGGAGACTATAAGATTGTGTTAAAATGGAAGCCAAGAAAAGGGAGGGTTTGTGTAGTGGTTTACACATATtacctcatttgattctcacaacaacctGTGGAAAGTATTTTAGAAAACTTAATGCTCAAGAATACTCAGCTTGTAAGCccaggctcttaaccactgtgcgtGTTTCCCCAAGGAGAAAAGTGAGTCCCAGGTTGCTGAGAGGATGAGATGAGTATAGTGAAGTCTTTATTGGATTTTGCTATCCAGACATTGTTGATCTTGCTCAGAGACAACAACAGGATAGATGAAAGCCAGATTGGGTGGGGTTGAACAGTAAATAGGAGGTGAGGACAAGGAAACAAATTGTAGGTAACTTGTTGGAGAACTTCTCTTGTACAGAGGAACTAAGAAATGAGGTGAAAGCTCAATGGGAGTCTGGGTTAAgaggtttgtttttaattctttcaggTGGGAGGAAGCTTATTACTATGCTTACGGAATAATCCAGGAGTAAAGGGGATGAATGAtgttggggagaggggagggataacGGAAGATGTGGCATCTTTGAAAAGGCAACTGGAATGGGATCCAGGGCAAAGTGGAGAAACCAGGGAACCTTCAACTAAACAGAACCAGAGACTTTAAAGGGGTTTAGAAAAGGCCCTTTGATTGCAAGGAACAACATCCCATTTCACACTAGCTAAGTAGAAAGGGGCTTTTTTGAAGATATACAATAGGCAAGCTCTTGGACATCCAAGGTTAGGAAATAAAGTAAAGCTGGCCTTGCTGGAACCCTAACTAGAAAATCACTAACTATGTTATCTTCTTTTGTCTCTTGTAGTGTGGCAtggtcttttcttccttttctgagtGTATATGTTCCATTCCTTTGCTCCCCTGCTTACTTGTGGCTTTTCTCTTTGCTGTAACCTCTGCTTTTACATGGTGTTGCTGACTAACTCCAGCCCCTTGGGCCTTTCACTTCAAGTGCCCATCATCATTCAGTTGATCGGGTCTCTCAGAGTGCTAGCTTGGTTCAAAGTCCATTCCATTTTTGGTCCTGTCAGCTCTGGCCAATGGGAGGAGGATGGGAACCACCCTGTAGGTAGTTAGGGCCGTCCCTTCCAGACCCTTTGGAGAAAGGGGTGTAGCTGGAGAGGCAATGACTGGCATGTTTACTACAAGTAGGAAATTTTAATTCAGAGCTGGGTCACAGATAATATGCTAGAATCCTTCAGTGTAAGTAGGTTATATAAGCAGCAGCCCAATTTGGGCTTGCTTAATTTAAAACTTAGATTTAactgaaaattacattttataaagcTTATACTTAAAAAGGCttagaaattttaagatgataAATTAATCAGAAGGTAAAACATACATTTCCAATGAACAGTTAATCAGATGAGAATATTACAAaagtagtaattttaaaaattgtaacagTGATATATGTGAACAggaaaatttggaaattaaagTATAATGCAGCAAAAAGAAATTACCATAATCCCATTAGTGAGAAGTATAAAGTGATGTAGGTTAATATTTTTTAcatcataacaaatatttatattacaGGAAATAAGATATGTGGAACGAAGTTATGTATCAAAACCCACTTTGAATGTAAGTATAAATTTAAATTGTGCTTTAAAATTTCAAGAATTTAAAGGAAATGTAGtctattaaaaatgcatattctaaAGCATGTGTAGATGAGGGTCAGCTTGGGATGATTCAGTGGTTAGGCATAGCTAATTATTGAAATATTAAGTCAAACTCCCAAATTACCATAAAAAATTTCAGTCTAGCGCCCTGCATAATTTCTGCTTCTTCCCCAGTCATTGTCTATGGTAAACAACCTTCTCTAAAACTAGGCAATGTTCTTCCTTTACTTTTGGGAGCCCCCATTATATTGTGTTGGTTGGTACATTGCAGAGGCCACATGGAAGATACTAGAAGAAAGGTGCTGAAGGAGACTGGGGATTAGACAGGAAGGACCATCACCTGGTCACCTAGTACTTCCTGAGGGGTCCTCCTTTTGTTTCATAACGGTTCCTAAAGAGACTTAGTAATAGCCTTCGACCAGAATCTAGGGAATGGTTCTCTTATTATCTATGagaatttatgtatgtatgtatgtatgtatgtatgtatttatctaAGAGCATGTAGAAGGCAAGCGTAAGGAGAGAATTGTTAAGATAGTGTTTTGCAATATTTAAGAgagcttttatctttttcttaaattttatattgtcTTATTAATAGTTTAAGAAATTATGGCTCTGGCTGTGTCCTAGTTAAGTGGTATGGCCCCCACTAACATACAGGTCTTGACCCTAGACCAGAGTTTCCCTTCAGTAAGGAAGCCCTTTAATTAGGGCTTTTTATGCAGTTAACAAGGGTAAACTGATCATTTCTTAAATTTTGACTAAGGAATAGAATTGAACCTTAAGCTTCTGGTCTATGCCTATTTTAGAACTGTTTTTTCTTAGGTTTTCTATTAGGTCTTAAATCATAAAGTACCAGCATTGAACTGATTTTAGTGCTGTTCtaatattattttcatctttgatGGGTAATTAGTCATTCATAAAAAGTCTGTTTCTTGGATAATATAtctatgaattgtttatttatgAAAGATGATGtgggtaaaatatttaaatataataatttttaccGTCTTCTATCTTGCCAGGAAGTGGTCATAGTAAGTGCTGCAAGAACACCCATTGGATCCTTTCTAGGCAGCCTTTCCTCTCTGCCAGCCACTAAGCTTGGTTCCATTGCAATTCAGGGAGCCATTGAAAAGGCAGGTTAGTAGTTGCTTTACTTTTTGTGTTGAGGGGTAGTGATTCaatggaacaaatatttattttgcactTACTATATACGTAACACTTAGAAACGAATTAATGCCTACATTTCTGAATTCCCTTGAAAAGAAGTCCTTGTACTAGAGTGTTACGAATGAAGCTCAAAacggacaagaaaaagaaaccattcCTGCTATATAATGTCATGTACTTTACTAGGTAATTACTAATtattaaattgaataaaatatggaaatgtctttttgattttttaaaaaagggattccaaaagaagaagtgaaagaaGCATACATGGGTAATGTTCTACAAGGAGGTGAAGGACAAGCCCCTACAAGGCAAGCAGTACTGGGTGCAGGTATTAGGACTACATTTTTGCTTTTACACTTAAATGTTTGACATGGCAAAATGGAGGTCATTTCagcttaaataaaatgttaaatgcaTAATAGACTTATATTGGCAGAAGAAATGTTGCAGATTATAGTTTAACATGCTCTGTTTTATTACAGTTTATTTGAAGAAtatctttgtttttcaaaagtaTGATTTATATTGGTTTTAGGCTTACCTATTTCTACTCCATGTACCACTGTAAACAAAGTTTGTGCCTCAGGAATGAAAGCCATCATGTTGGCCTCTCAGAATCTTATGTGTGGACATCAGGTAAGAAGtaccttcttttccattttatagcTAAAATAATATGCAGTgctaaaaaacactaaaaatctAAGCATATTCATACTCTAGAAGTGAGATTCTTTCTCATAAGTGCAGTTGCTGTGTTGTTTCAGACACTCAGGAGTGTCTGGATTTGCCAATTCCATTTGAAGTAGAGGTCAAAATGATAGCTCAAGTGTCTGGTATTAAAAAGTAGTTTTCAGCCAGGACGTTTTAGTCTCTGGGTGCCCCTTTACTTAGAGATTCTGGTTGATTTAAGACACCGTAAGTTTTGTCTGTGCTAGAAtgagagggtttttatcataaatgagaaTAAGGTGCTGACCCTGGGAATCAAATCATTGATTGAGCCCAAAATTGATGACTACTTTATAGTTCCTTATGTTCAGGTTCAGCTGTAAAATTGTGCAGGCTTTCTATTGGCCTTGATGATTTTGATCTTGTCTTTACCTGAGACTGAGCAAGAGATAGGCTGCTCAGCAAACATATGCTGGATGTTAGGAGGCTAGACCTGGACACGTAGACCTAAGAGTTTATCAGATCCAAGCCTTTTTTTCAGTTGAGGAAAGAGGTTGAGAGGACTACAAACACAGTTACAGGGGTAAAATTAGAAAACAGGTGTCCCTATCCCTGTCTAGTGCATTCCAGCCTATCAGGGTATAACACACCAAGGTAAAAATCAGTTGTGAGGTGTTTGCAGATTATTTCTTACATGTACAAAAACCATAATTATGCATACCCTTGCTGTTACTCCTCCCTTGCTTTGTTTCCAGTTGTAAGGcaagccaaagagaaaaaaagagtgataCCTGATACACATGCTAAAAACTGAGATGgtatagaaaagtataaaatgaaaaatcttcTTTCTTCTTGCCCCACTTTGAATCTCCGACTTATTCATCACTTTTTTGTGTATTCTGCCACCTAAGAGCAGAGAAACTTTGGAGAAGTTTCTTAAACTCAGTGCCCCATGTAATGTCTTGGAGATCATTCTGTATCAGCACATAAGATAGGACTCTATTGAACTGAACAACTATAATATACTTATGGGTCCTTATTgaatggacatctaggttgtctCCAGTTCttcactattttaaataatgctgcagagAGTACCCCTATGCATATATCTTTGTGTACTTATAAATACTTAAATCAATTCTTGTTAATTCACTGTACTAAGCAGtatagtgtagtggttaagaacagaAAGTCTGGAGCCAGACTAATTTCAAATCCTGGTTTTGCCCATCATTAGCTGAGGATCTACTATGTGGACATTCACTGGAGATTGgtgaacaaaacattaaaaaatgtcatCATGTGCAAGTCTGTCTTTTGGAAAAATTCCTAAGAGGAGAATTTTGGAgtcagagattttaaaattttgatattttcaaatGCTTTCCATGAAAGTTATACCACAGTTACATATTTTCCAAAGCTTATGAGAGCTTGTTTGCCTATACACAAGGTAACACTGACATCAGGTATTACCAAACCCTTGTCAAACGGTCATGAGATTGTTTAGATGTTTCAGAACGGTTTGAATGACAAGGAAAATTTTGTCTCAGTTGATTTTTTTGTGGTTCCCTAGCAAATGCTTTCAGTTAGTGTTCTTTGATTCATTTGTGCATGTATAAAATTATCTGACTTAGAGGAATACTAGGAATTGCcttattttgaatattatctGATTTTggaaaatggtcaattttattaTATTCTGTAGAATAATTGATAACTTAATTTCTGTCACTTATTGCCATCATCCCCAGAAAATACTCAGTATTTCAGGATAACAGAATAAAACTTATATGAGAACTATTTGAGACTCTCCATTATTTGAAAACAGGCAAAATATTTAGGTTTCTTTGGTATAGAACTTCTGtttgtctttattctttttttttttttttttttttgcggtacgggggcctctcactgttgtggcctctcctgttgcggagcacaggctccggacgcgcagacctgatcagcggccatggctcacgggcccagccactccgcggcatgtgggatcttcccggaccggggcacgaacccgtgtcccctgcatcggcaggcggactctcaaccgctgcgccaccagggaaacctgtgtctttattcttttttttttttgcggcacgcaggcccctcaccgctgtggcctcccctgccgtggagcacaggctccggacgcgcaggctcagcggccatggctcacgggcccagccgctccgcggcatgcgggatcctcccagaccggggcacgaacctgcgtcccccacataggcaggtggaccctcaaccactgcgccaccagggaagccgcctgtgtctttattcttgattAAAGACTGTGAGACTATAATATTggctttgattttatattttacattaatgttttatattaaactatttttaaaaattagcccttataatgcaaatgaatttcttttgttaatctgTAATTACAGGTTAGttgattaatatttattaaacttctactatatatgccaggcactaatgacataaaaatagatATGACAAGGGTTTCTGGCCTCACAGGAGCTTAGTTTAATGAGAAGATTTGACACATAAATATAGCTACAGTACAGTGTAATATTAATAAAAGCAATGCACAGTAATTGgggaacacaaaagaaggaagggaaactgTTCCAAAAAGGTATAGAAATATGTGGTCAGGGAAGGCATGAAGTGGCTGTGTTTTGATTAGTTTTAAAGGAAATGTAGGTGTTTTACATGTTGGTGGATAGGTCAGAAGTGCAAAGGTGGTGTGAATTAGCACGGTATCTTTGAagacttgattttctttttggctgcactgcgcggcatgtgggatcttagtaccccgaccagggattgaacccgtgccccctgcagtggaagtgcagagtcttaaccactggaccgccagagaaatCTTTGAAGATATTTAAACAGTTCTGTATGACCTCAGGTGTAGGTCCAGGCATGAGACTGGAAAGGGAATGAAAGACAGATTGTAAAGGGCCTTATGTGCTATGCTGGTGAGTCCTGTAAGGAGTAGGATGACCAGACTTACAGTCTAGCCAGAATGACTCAGATGAGTGTAGATGACACTTGGGTGGAAGGACAGGCTGCATATCAGATGATCAAGTAGAAAATTACTATAGCTATCTGGGAAGAGTTGATTGAGAGGATCACAATCAAGGAAGTAAGATTATTTCCAAGAACTGAGATTACACTTTTGGCAGTGTCAGTGAAATGAAGGGTTAGAAGAATTTCAGAAGACGGTTCTACATTAAAGATTCCTGGCATTCTTATTAATGTCTGATTCTGATCTTAATTATCATTACACATTTCAGACCATTTCCTTTTACCAGTGTCAAGAGGGTACTTCCTATAGTGACTGTATAGCAAATGTTTAATAAAGTCCATGGAGAATACTTGTTTGTTGTAGCTGTGTAAAGGGTATAATGGGTTTgcaactacagttgacccttgaacatggatttgaactgcCTGGGTCCACTTAATGtgcaaatttttttcaataaacacgTACTAcagttgaatctgtggatgtagAACCATGGATAGGGAGGGCCGACTGTGAAGTTTCAAGTGTGTGGAGCGTTGACGTTCCTAATCCTGGTGTTGTTCAGAAGTCAACAGTACCACTTGAATTGACATTGGGTTTTTGTATGTTGCTGAGCAGGATGTGATGGTGGCAGGTGGGATGGAGAGCATGTCCAATGTTCCCTACGTAATGAACAGAGGAGCAACACCATATGGTGGCATAAAGCTTGAAGATTTGATTGTAAAAGATGGGCTAACTGATGTCTACAATAAAATTCATATGGTAATTATTGCTTTTTAATGGAGAAATGCCATGTATATAAAATActgcttgattttaaaaatatatatatatatttaatttaattaattgatttttattttatttatttatttatttttggc
This region of Mesoplodon densirostris isolate mMesDen1 chromosome 7, mMesDen1 primary haplotype, whole genome shotgun sequence genomic DNA includes:
- the LOC132493880 gene encoding large ribosomal subunit protein uL1-like — its product is MSSKVSRDTLYEAVREVLHGNQHKPRKFLEMVELQISLNNCDPQKDKCFLGTARLKSTPCPKFSICVLGDQQHCDEAKAVDIPHIGIKVLRKLNKNKKLVKKHDAFLASESLIKKIPQILDPCLNKAGKFPSVMTHNENTVAKVDEVKSTIKFHMKKVLCLAVAVGHMQMMSCVQHLLSCQLPSVIA